One region of Acidimicrobiia bacterium genomic DNA includes:
- a CDS encoding sulfite exporter TauE/SafE family protein yields MSVELVLILVVVSFAFWVKGVAGFGGPLIAIPLLAPFLGVEAAVVAVVIPNLVANLMMLWTNRHAAAPNRKLLVRLIGAGAIGAIGGTVLLTRLDDRILSVVLAATVLMYIVASLAHPQFRMSRDVGMKLAAPVGLVGGVLHGATGNSGTVFGSFYHSLNLPRDEFVFALTVTFLGFGSLQIATLAQLGRFSGPPLIRALIAILPVLVVVPLGEAVSRRLNANVFGRVVLALLAFSAVALVVGAVS; encoded by the coding sequence ATGTCGGTCGAGCTCGTTCTCATTCTCGTAGTTGTTTCCTTCGCCTTCTGGGTGAAGGGGGTCGCCGGATTCGGTGGTCCGCTCATCGCCATTCCGCTCCTGGCGCCGTTTCTCGGGGTCGAAGCGGCTGTCGTGGCGGTGGTGATTCCGAATCTGGTCGCCAATCTGATGATGCTGTGGACCAACCGTCATGCGGCCGCTCCCAACCGCAAGCTGCTGGTGAGGTTGATCGGAGCTGGTGCCATCGGCGCCATTGGGGGAACCGTTCTCTTGACGCGCCTTGACGATCGAATTCTGTCGGTCGTGCTCGCGGCGACCGTGCTGATGTACATCGTGGCATCGCTCGCCCACCCCCAGTTCCGTATGTCTCGCGACGTTGGGATGAAACTGGCCGCCCCGGTCGGCCTGGTCGGTGGCGTACTGCATGGTGCGACTGGCAACTCTGGAACCGTGTTCGGCAGTTTTTACCACAGTCTGAATCTCCCGAGAGACGAGTTTGTGTTCGCCCTGACGGTTACGTTCCTCGGATTCGGCTCCCTACAGATTGCCACCCTCGCCCAACTGGGGCGATTTTCCGGTCCTCCGCTTATCCGGGCGTTGATTGCCATACTCCCGGTATTGGTAGTCGTTCCGCTGGGCGAAGCTGTGTCGCGCCGTCTGAATGCCAACGTGTTCGGGCGGGTCGTTCTTGCCCTGTTGGCCTTTTCGGCCGTCGCGTTGGTCGTCGGCGCGGTCTCCTAA
- a CDS encoding nitronate monooxygenase, whose product MGVGVSGWRLANAVSSCGQLGVVSGTALDAVLVRRLQLGDVGGHVRRALKAFPLPDAAERILEKYFVDGGKSADRPHRGKPMATVNRIRSALELVTAANFVEVFLAKEGHENPVGINYLEKIQVETLGSIYGAMLAGVDYVLMGAGIPKAIPAVLSRFSNGEASDLALDVKDATKKHFTRFDPRSFFEHDPPRLKRPGFLAIVASHVLATMLSRAEVPPDGFVVEGPTAGGHNAPPRAKGKTETGEPLYGPRDEVDLAVLSAIGKPFWLAGSQASPEAVRDALAVGAAGVQVGTAFAFCEESDMREDLKADVLKGSARGEVTVFTDPDASPTGFPFKIILMEGTLSDRVMYEKRERICDLGYLRSPYETPEGKVKWRCPAEPVVDFVKKGGTVEEANNRQCLCNALMANIGLAQLHDGQEQEVLVTAGDDAANVARFLAPGHETYSAADVIANLLEKV is encoded by the coding sequence ATGGGTGTCGGTGTTTCCGGCTGGCGCCTTGCCAATGCGGTGTCCTCCTGCGGTCAGCTTGGCGTTGTTTCCGGGACTGCCCTCGACGCCGTGCTCGTTCGCCGGCTTCAGTTGGGCGATGTTGGCGGCCACGTTCGGAGGGCGCTCAAGGCGTTTCCTCTGCCAGACGCTGCCGAACGAATTCTCGAAAAGTACTTTGTCGATGGGGGCAAATCTGCCGATCGACCGCACCGCGGCAAGCCGATGGCCACCGTCAACCGGATCCGGAGCGCCCTGGAGCTTGTTACGGCAGCCAACTTTGTTGAGGTATTCCTCGCCAAGGAAGGTCACGAAAATCCGGTGGGCATCAACTACCTGGAGAAAATCCAGGTAGAAACCCTGGGTTCGATCTACGGTGCGATGTTGGCTGGAGTCGATTATGTACTCATGGGCGCCGGCATTCCCAAGGCGATTCCGGCAGTTTTGAGTCGCTTTTCGAATGGTGAGGCGTCAGACCTGGCCCTGGACGTGAAGGACGCCACCAAGAAACACTTCACTCGATTCGATCCGCGATCGTTCTTCGAGCATGATCCGCCCCGGCTCAAGCGGCCCGGGTTTCTCGCCATTGTGGCGTCCCATGTCCTGGCCACGATGCTCTCGCGTGCGGAGGTTCCGCCGGACGGTTTTGTCGTCGAGGGACCGACCGCCGGCGGGCACAATGCGCCGCCCCGGGCGAAGGGAAAGACCGAAACGGGCGAGCCGCTGTACGGACCCCGCGATGAGGTCGACCTCGCTGTGCTGTCTGCGATCGGCAAGCCGTTCTGGTTGGCTGGCTCGCAAGCGTCTCCTGAGGCAGTCAGGGATGCGTTGGCGGTCGGGGCAGCCGGGGTTCAGGTGGGTACCGCGTTCGCATTCTGTGAGGAATCCGACATGCGGGAGGACCTGAAGGCTGATGTTCTCAAGGGCAGTGCGCGCGGCGAGGTGACGGTTTTCACAGACCCCGATGCGTCGCCTACTGGCTTCCCCTTCAAGATCATTCTGATGGAAGGGACCCTGTCCGATCGCGTGATGTACGAGAAGCGTGAGCGGATTTGTGACCTCGGATATCTTCGGTCTCCGTACGAGACGCCCGAAGGAAAAGTGAAGTGGCGATGCCCTGCCGAACCGGTCGTCGACTTTGTCAAGAAAGGTGGGACGGTCGAGGAGGCCAATAACCGCCAGTGTTTGTGCAACGCCCTGATGGCCAATATCGGTCTCGCTCAACTCCATGACGGCCAGGAGCAGGAAGTTCTCGTCACAGCCGGCGATGATGCCGCCAACGTCGCCCGTTTCTTGGCGCCGGGTCACGAAACCTATTCGGCGGCCGATGTGATCGCCAACCTGCTCGAGAAGGTCTGA